GGAGACAGTTTGTTTTTCGGTGTAACGGATTATCTCATTCGTTCGGGAGTGGAAGTAGAAGAGGTTCATCCGGGAATTACATCTTATCAGTATATGATGTCAAGATTAAAGATGCCATATAATAATGCAAATATCTTTTCAATGCATGGCAGAGATGCAGATTTAAGTTCGGTTCTTAAATATGAAAAGTCCATAATTCTAACCGATGCGGATAATACTCCGGATACGATATCTAAAGAACTGCATAGGATGGGATTGGTTGGAAAAATAATTGCGGGATATAATTTGTCCTATGATGACGAAATAATAATAGAAAAAGATATAGGAGAGAGTTTTAATCAGAGTTCTATTTTGGCAGTGGTGGTGATATTAAATGAGATGGTTTAAGGATAGCGATTTTATCAGAGGCGAAGTACCGATGACCAAGTATGAAATCAGGGTGCTGATTAGCTCGATGTTCGACTTGGAAAGAGGAAAAAAACTGCTTGAGATAGGTTCGGGTACGGGTTCACTTACTTGTCAGTTGGCGGAGGCGGGCTTTGAGGTAACGACTATAGAGTTTTTTAAAGAGGCTATAGAATTAACTGAAAAGAATCTCAAAAATCTAAATATAAGTGCAAATGTTATACATGGCAAAGCGCCTTTGGATTTACCAAAAGAGAATTTTGATGCTTGTTTTATCGGTGGCAGCAGAGGTGGACTGGAAGGGATTTTTGAGTATTTAGACGAATATATGGAAA
The sequence above is a segment of the Peptoniphilaceae bacterium AMB_02 genome. Coding sequences within it:
- the cbiE gene encoding precorrin-6y C5,15-methyltransferase (decarboxylating) subunit CbiE; protein product: MITVSGVGPGNPKYLTLEVKERIEKAERVIAFKRIASDIREIRGDVISIKSVTELIPLIVGDTAILASGDSLFFGVTDYLIRSGVEVEEVHPGITSYQYMMSRLKMPYNNANIFSMHGRDADLSSVLKYEKSIILTDADNTPDTISKELHRMGLVGKIIAGYNLSYDDEIIIEKDIGESFNQSSILAVVVILNEMV
- the cbiT gene encoding precorrin-6Y C5,15-methyltransferase (decarboxylating) subunit CbiT, whose amino-acid sequence is MRWFKDSDFIRGEVPMTKYEIRVLISSMFDLERGKKLLEIGSGTGSLTCQLAEAGFEVTTIEFFKEAIELTEKNLKNLNISANVIHGKAPLDLPKENFDACFIGGSRGGLEGIFEYLDEYMESGTVVASFIKIDNLSKTRELMNRYGYANIETRLIQVSHEDKIGLLRSENPIFILKGDKQ